A DNA window from Leishmania donovani BPK282A1 complete genome, chromosome 25 contains the following coding sequences:
- a CDS encoding frataxin-like protein, with amino-acid sequence MNCARLHQRIPLRAMALTTTSYPALAPSHSFANASTSVMTASAMAVAHRAAATTGASDATTTAQVVHYSKLGMDGFTDIKFNTAADELLELVETKVDALDSAAVEDVSCNGGVLTLETTERGTFILNKQAPNVQLWLSSPISGPHHYDMITVTQDGHEKVSWKSDHDGHDLVKKLEKELTEVLGTAFKL; translated from the coding sequence ATGAACTGCGCAAGACTGCATCAGCGCATTCCGCTGCGCGCAATGGCGTTGACGACCACCAGCTACCCCGCACTCGCCCCTTCGCACTCGTTCGCGAACGCTAGCACGAGTGTCATGACAGCAAGCGCGATGGCCGTTGcgcatcgcgcagcagccaccaccgGGGCCAGCGACGCGACCACTACCGCGCAGGTTGTCCACTACTCCAAGCTTGGCATGGATGGCTTCACGGACATCAAGTTCAATACGGCCGCCGACGAGCTGCTTGAGCTCGTTGAGACGAAGGTGGATGCTCTCgacagcgcggcggtggaggatGTCAGCTGTAATGGCGGCGTTCTGACCCTCGAAACGACGGAGAGGGGCACTTTCATCCTCAACAAGCAAGCTCCGAATGTGCAGCTGTGGCTCTCCTCTCCTATCTCCGGCCCTCACCACTACGACATGATCACCGTGACGCAGGACGGCCACGAAAAGGTCTCGTGGAAGTCGGACCATGACGGGCATGACTTGGTGAAgaagctggagaaggagtTGACGGAGGTGCTCGGCACTGCCTTCAAACTGTGA
- a CDS encoding dehydrogenase-like protein: MSAIKRSLNVGVVGMGNMGIPITRNLAFKARSAMYLQIHSRTLSKARQVCDDMSADGATCAMRIHDRYSTMTKWCDVILLTLAHRAASRKVLLEDSEALVTNARPGQIIVDHTTVDMELSRECAHEAERRGAVFLDAPMSGSPKQAFNNQLVLMVGGPAEQVQRVSPIFRMYADNIHHMGANGSGTAAKLLSQALVASHNAAAAEAMTIANRLGIEDYQKLIQVLDASWGSSTMLRRNAPTMQDLVRNPDKLAPSSGASIDNLLEDLALLDASLPKIEKGDDGNGGREVEEERFPVLDASLRMLGAAAESGMGDRDMAAVIHYIPAAAAMEKEEGVRVQPRGLTSGAFLGRNATGRVSNGPAAAGAAVATSSPPMSAEIEMDPGFLADSLSAAESSSNDKGSTTQAASIAEPLTTASSQQPPAFTLEDFY, translated from the coding sequence ATGTCAGCCATTAAGCGCTCGCTGAACGTGGGTGTGGTGGGCATGGGTAACATGGGCATTCCCATTACCCGAAACCTCGCCTTCAaggcacgcagcgccatgTATTTGCAGATCCACAGCCGCACTCTCAGCAAGGCGCGCCAAGTGTGCGATGACATGAgcgccgatggcgccacctgcgccatGCGCATCCACGACCGCTACAGCACCATGACCAAGTGGTGTGACGTCATCCTGCTGACCTTGGCACACCGGGCCGCCTCACGGAAGGTCCTCCTGGAGGACAGCGAGGCCCTCGTCACCAACGCCCGTCCTGGGCAGATTATCGTGGACCACACGACCGTGGACATGGAGCTGTCGCGCGAGTGCGCCCAcgaggcagagcggcgcggtgccgtCTTCCTCGACGCCCCGATGAGCGGTAGTCCGAAGCAGGCCTTCAACAACCAGCTCGTGCTCATGGTGGGTGGGCCGGCggagcaggtgcagcgggtGTCGCCAATCTTTCGTATGTATGCGGACAACATCCATCACATGGGCGCCaatggcagcggcacggcggctAAGCTGCTCTCTCAAGCGCTGGTGGCCTCGCAcaatgccgccgccgcggaggcaaTGACGATTGCGAATCGGCTCGGCATCGAGGACTACCAGAAGCTCATCCAAGTCTTGGACGCCTCGTGGGGCTCGAGCacgatgctgcgccgcaacGCGCCAACGATGCAGGACCTCGTGCGCAACCCGGACAAGCTGGCACCATCCTCTGGCGCCAGCATCGACAACCTTCTCGAGGAtctcgcgctgctcgacgCCTCCTTACCAAAGATCGAGaagggcgacgacggcaatGGTGGGCGCGAGGTTGAGGAGGAGCGCTTCCCTGTGCTAGACGCGTCGCTGCGCATGctgggcgccgccgccgaatcTGGGATGGGTGACCGTGATATGGCGGCCGTCATCCACTACATcccggcggccgccgccatggagaaagaagagggggtcCGCGTTCAGCCTCGCGGGCTCACGTCCGGCGCTTTTCTTGGCCGAAACGCCACCGGAAGGGTGAGCAAtggtccagcagcagcaggggctGCAGTAGCGActtcgtcgccgccgatgtcGGCGGAGATCGAGATGGACCCGGGCTTTCTGGCGGACTCGCTCAGTGCCGCCGAAAGTAGCAGCAACGACAAAGGCAGCACGACGCAAGCCGCATCAATCGCGGAGCCGTTGACAACAGCTTCCTCGCAGCAGCCCCCAGCCTTCACCCTGGAGGACTTTTACTAG
- a CDS encoding protein transport protein Sec61 gamma subunit, putative produces the protein MDFLDDILFHPIVAFTKNSRMLVRKCQKPNYNEFTTAAIAALIGFFMMGFLGFFVKLVFIPINNVILGA, from the coding sequence ATGGACTTCCTTGATGACATTCTGTTCCACCCCATCGTGGCCTTCACCAAGAACAGCCGCATGCTGGTACGCAAGTGCCAGAAACCGAACTACAACGAGTTCACGACGGCTGCCATCGCAGCGTTGATCGGCTTCTTCATGATGGGCTTCCTCGGTTTTTTTGTTAAGCTGGTGTTCATCCCGATCAACAACGTCATTCTTGGTGCGTAA